CCGGTGCGCCGCTGTTCGACAAATCCACACGCGTTCTGGCGCGGCTTTCCACGCTCACGGACATCCCGTTGGTGGGTGTGGGCGGGATCGCCAGTGCGGAACAGGCCTATACAAAAATCCGCGCAGGCGCATCTGCGGTGCAGCTCTACACCGCGCTGGTTTATGGCGGGCTCTCAATGGTATCCGAAATTGCGACGGGTCTCGATGACCTGCTGGCCCGTGACGGGTTTGCCACCGTGGCCGATGCTGTCGGCACTGCAAAGGAAAGTTGGTTATGATCACCATTTGGCACAATCCGCGCTGCTCGAAATCGCGGCAAACGCTGGCCCTAATCGAAGAGGCGGGTGCAGAGGTTGCGATCCGCAGATACCTCGACGATGCCCCGACGGAGGCAGAGATCAAAGCTGTCCGAGCGGCGCTTGGCACGCCGCCACTGATCGAGATGATGCGCAGCGGGGACAAGGCCTTTAAGGATATGGGCCTTGGAAAGGAAAGCTCCGACTCGGAACTACTCAGCGCCATGGCAGCACAGCCTGCGTTGATCGAACGTCCGATTGTGATCAAGGGGGATCGGGCGGTCATAGGCCGACCACCAGAGAACGTCAAAACACTGCTTTAAGGACCGGAGTTTTCAAAAACTCCGAACCGATTTCTTCGAAGAAATCGAAATGGGCGCGCGACGCCTGATCCGCACCACACCGGAAATTTCAAAATTTCCGGTCCGTTTTCTTTAGGAAAACGACTAGACTGCCGCTTCCAGTTTCGGGTATCGCCACGCCAAGGTTGCAGTCCGCGCCACGAAAGAAATCAAGATCGACACCCAAAGCCCGTGATTGCCCAGCCACGGCACCAAGATCAACGCCGCCGCTGCATAGATCACGAATGACACAAGCATCATGTCACGCATGTCGCGCGACCGCGTTGCTCCGATAAAGATCCCGTCCAGCATGAACGCCCCGCAGCCCAGCACCGGCATCAAGACCACATAGGGCAGGAATTCCCGCGCGGCCATGCGCACGTCGGGCGCGGTGGTCATCAGATCGATCAACCACGGACCCGCGATCCAAAAGCCGATCATCAACAATGAGCAAATGAAAAACGCCCAGCCAGAGGTCAGCACCGCCCCGCGCCGCAGCACACCGCGCCGCCCTGCGCCAAAGGCCTGACCCACGATCGCCTCGGCGGAAAACGCAAATCCATCAAGGGCATAGGAGGTGATCATCAAGAACTGCATGAGCACCTGATTGGCCGCCAATGTGACATCACCAAACCCCGCCCCGACAAACAGGAAGGTCACGAACATCGCCTGAAGCAACAGCGACCGCAGCAGAATATCCACATTCAGCTGCATCATCCGCACCCATCTGGCGCGGGAAAAGACCTGCAGCCGATCGCGCCATGCGCCGCTTTGGAACACGCCCCGACAGAACCACAGCCCCAGCGCGGCACCGCTCCATTCGGCGATAAAGGTCGCGAAGGCCACGCCGCTCACGCCCCAGCCGAGACCCAGCACGAACCACAGATCCAGCAGGATATTCAGCCCGTTCATCCACAGTTGCAGCACCAGCACCGCACGGGTGCGTTCCTGCGCAATCAGCCAGCCGGTGATTGCATAAAGGGATATCGCCGCCGGGGCAGACCAGATACGCACCGCCATATATTGATGGGCCAGCGTTTCGACCTCTGCAGATCCCGGCGCGAGCCGAAACGCGCCCCAGAACAGCGGCAGTTGCAGGGCCACCAAAACCGCACCCGCCCCCCCACCAATCATCAAGCCACGACTTAGCAGCGCAGCCACCTCGGCCTGATCGCCCTGCCCTGCGGCCTGCGCGGTCAGACCAACAGTACCCATGCGCAAAAAGCCGAAGATCCAGTAAAGCGCCGACAGGATGATCGCGCCCAGCCCTACCGCGCCGATGGGGGCTGCCAGCCCCATCTGCCCCACGACACCGGTGTCCACCGCACCAAGGATCGGCACCGTGGCATTGGACAGCACAATCGGCAGCGCAATATGCAACACACGGCGGTGAGTCACCGCCTCTTTCGGGCCAAGCTCCCTATCGCTCAGGTCGGCATCTTGCAGCGGGTCTGTCATTAACCCTGCCGCGTGGGCAGCACAAAGTGGCCGGTTGCCTGGGCAAAGAGTTTGCTGCGGTTGTCCTGCCATGCCTCGACATGCACCGACGCATAACGCCGGCCAGACCGGTTGATCCGCGCCCGTGCATAGGCATCACGTGGCAGCCCTGTCCGCAGATAATCCACGGTAAAATCGACCGTTTTGGGCAGGCGCGGCAGGTGGGAATGATCTAGATTGTTCACATCCAACGCGCCGCTTTCCATATCTTCCCAGATCAATCCCCAGCTGAGGGTGATAATCGCGGTCACCTCCAAAAAGGCCGCCGTGGCCCCGCCGTGCAGGGCCGGCAGA
This window of the Sulfitobacter mediterraneus genome carries:
- the arsC gene encoding arsenate reductase (glutaredoxin) (This arsenate reductase requires both glutathione and glutaredoxin to convert arsenate to arsenite, after which the efflux transporter formed by ArsA and ArsB can extrude the arsenite from the cell, providing resistance.), which translates into the protein MITIWHNPRCSKSRQTLALIEEAGAEVAIRRYLDDAPTEAEIKAVRAALGTPPLIEMMRSGDKAFKDMGLGKESSDSELLSAMAAQPALIERPIVIKGDRAVIGRPPENVKTLL
- a CDS encoding MATE family efflux transporter; translation: MTDPLQDADLSDRELGPKEAVTHRRVLHIALPIVLSNATVPILGAVDTGVVGQMGLAAPIGAVGLGAIILSALYWIFGFLRMGTVGLTAQAAGQGDQAEVAALLSRGLMIGGGAGAVLVALQLPLFWGAFRLAPGSAEVETLAHQYMAVRIWSAPAAISLYAITGWLIAQERTRAVLVLQLWMNGLNILLDLWFVLGLGWGVSGVAFATFIAEWSGAALGLWFCRGVFQSGAWRDRLQVFSRARWVRMMQLNVDILLRSLLLQAMFVTFLFVGAGFGDVTLAANQVLMQFLMITSYALDGFAFSAEAIVGQAFGAGRRGVLRRGAVLTSGWAFFICSLLMIGFWIAGPWLIDLMTTAPDVRMAAREFLPYVVLMPVLGCGAFMLDGIFIGATRSRDMRDMMLVSFVIYAAAALILVPWLGNHGLWVSILISFVARTATLAWRYPKLEAAV
- a CDS encoding PaaI family thioesterase encodes the protein MSNRRPPEPVQVVKKRRDAVLRTMVEGVPYIQFLGIEFERRGDELTAVMPFDQSLIGNPILPALHGGATAAFLEVTAIITLSWGLIWEDMESGALDVNNLDHSHLPRLPKTVDFTVDYLRTGLPRDAYARARINRSGRRYASVHVEAWQDNRSKLFAQATGHFVLPTRQG